The following nucleotide sequence is from Anaerococcus sp. Marseille-Q7828.
CATAGTGGTATATTCCTCAAAGGAAGTTTCCTTGTCGGGAAGTACCAAGTCCGCAACCTGTATAATGTTCAGTTGTTTTTCTAAGCTGATAGACTGCTCCACATAACCATTACTGAATAATAAATGTGCAAAGTCATAGTCTGTAAAACTTTCGATATGGTCGGCTATACTGGTACTTAGTGGCGTATTCTCAACCCGTAATTCCTCAATCACTTTCATCAACCCTCGTACTTCACTATTGGTTACTGCACGAATGGCTTTTCTAAGGATTGGGAAGCGTTCCCCATCACGAGAGGAAATCCCCGTAAGGAATGTCAGAATATCAATAGCCAGTGATTCAGAATCTTTGGGATTTTTCATAATCACATAAGGGTCAAGTAAGCCTTTGTTTTTCTCATCAGAAGTCAGAGTGACGATATTGATTTCATGGGAAATCTCTGGCAAGGTTTCTTTCCATCTGCCACGTTCTGCTTTTGGGTCTACAATCACTGCTTGTGCCCCATAAAGCACCGCATAATAGACGATAAGGTTATTCGCAAAGGATTTACCACCACCCAGCGAACCAACAAAAGCCGACGCTAACGCATTGGTTACTGAACCCTTAACCCCTTGACTGGCAAGAGCAGGTTTCAGATAGACATTGCGTCCAGTATCTAAGCTGTAGCCAACATAAATCCCCTCATTTTCCCCCAGCATTTGAGTAGCACCAAAACCTAAACCAGCGAGGAAATCAGAGGTCACGTATTGAATATAATCATTCATATAACGCTTGCTGGCAGGTAAAAATTCTTCATGTAAGCCGAGCATATCCCCAAATGGTCGTACCAGTTTTACGCTTAAATCGTCATAAAAATCTTTCACTTCATTACAACGACGTTTGAGTTCGTCAAGATCATTTGCTGATACCCTTACCACATAAGACAGCTTGTACATAGATTCCTTGCTTTGGTCTAAATTGGTTTCCAGCTCATTCACACTTTCCAGAGCTTCCGCCACATTGGAGCTGGTTTCATTATCACTTTGCCAAGCGTGGTTATCCAAGTCTTTCAGTTCTTTCTTTTTATTGCGGACAGTAGATAGGGCTTTACGATTCGCTACAATTTCCACATTCATTGACGTATCAATCGGGAATGTAAATTGCTGTTGCTGGTAGTAGAAGATTTCAGAGGACGGGAAGTCCAGTTCTCCGACAATGCTGTTAATGGTAAAGTAAGCTACATAGACGGTTTCATCTTCCTGCTGGATTTTCAAATATCGCTGTTTTTCTTCCACCAAACAGCGAGTAGGCTTAATCAAGTCATAGTATTTAATCAGCGTTTCATTATCCAGCTTTTTCTTTGATAGATGGTACTCATACTCTTCATAGGCAGTGCCTGTCTGTCCGTAAAGGTGTTCAATCAGATAGCCGAAGTCGTCCTTATCTAACCTGCGGATTTTGAAACGACGAGAGATTTTATTTTCTAAGAGCTTTTCCATCTTCTGAAAACGCAGGATTTCATCATTACTCATACTAACAAAATCGCCCATCAGCTTATGGTTCACATCATAGACAAAATCAGACAAAGCATTTTTTGCTTCAACGGTAAGACTTTTCATAGAAAACTCCTGATCGTTGAGAAGCAACTTAAAGCCGATAAAGAAACGGTAGTTCACTTGATTTTCGCCAATCATGGATATTAAAGCGTCTGTCTGTTGGTCGATTTTGTCATAGGCAACCGCTTTGAGCTTGCCAGTGACTTCATTTTTGGAACGCTCTTGTGCAGAACGTATGCTGGATTCTGTACTGATTTGTAAAGCATGAATTTTGCCATCACGATTTTGTGCGATAAGCTGTCTGAAAGAATCATGCACTTGTATTTTCTGTTCTGGACTTAGAAATGAGTAATTGTAAGGAACAAGCTCATAGTAAGCATAACATTCCCCGTCTTTATTCCAGACGAGATTGTTTTCAATGTATTTAATTGGATATGCCATAAAATTCACTCCTAACTGCTGTAATGGCTTCTTGTGGCTGGTTTCTGCCAAGCGTTACTTTTTTTCCTGCATAGGTCAGCTTTGGTCGCAGTGCATAAGCAATGACAGACTTCAAAAATCCATAAGGCTTTTTACCATCAAAAGTTTTTGTAGACATAAACCATGTGAAAGCCACAGGAATCCCAAAGTATTTGAGAAATGCTCCCTCTATCATGGAAAGAGGGGGCAAGTTGCCAAGTATCATCACTGCAAAGAGTGACACGACAAACCATGTCATTTGCGTAAAGGTTATGGGAAACGGAAGTCTAAAATCATTGATAGAATACAGTACCTTTTCCACAGACCAGATACTGGTATAGCTTCGTATTTTCTTCATGTAATCAATCCTTTCATAAAAAATAGGGGTAGCTGATTGAGCCACCCCGTAAAATAGAAAATCTGCCAGTAGTAATGTACCGACAGATTTAATAGACGATTTCAAAAATCCCATGATTGGTTGAGATAAACGTTCCTGAAAGGTCTAAATCCCGACCATAGGCTTGATAATCAATATAGTTTTGAAGACTAGCTGGTACTTCGCCTAAAGCACCCGTTTCTTCAATGTAGTAGCGTGCCACGTCATACATATCATCACAATCGGAATGAATGATAATATCCTCTTGATGTTCGCTTAGTTCTTCAATGCTTGAAAAATGAGTGAGCAGAGCAGATAGCTCCGATTGTAATTCTTCGGGTAATTCCGATACCATTTCCCATAGTCGATTGAGTTCGCCAATGGAAGTGTATTCGTCAACCGTAAAGGGTAACTCGTAGTCATGAATGGCGTATTCCTCATATTCATCATTCAAGCCGATTTTCTCTTTGACTTCCTCAAAGTCAATGGGAAAGGTAAACCACGCACCGACCAATTCGCCCTCATTGTATTTGCCTAAATTCGCAATATAGACTTGCATATCGTCCATATATTCACGTCCTTTCTTTGTAGAGATTCAAAAATCCCTACCGCACTTCGTTTGGTGTACCATTCCTTTGCGGAACATAAGAAAACCACTTATATTCCACAAAAGAACGGTTTTATTTAAGCACCAATAATGCGATTGAATAGCTCTAGTAAAATGTCTTTTACTCCAGCAGCGTTGAAGACTAAGCCAACCGCAATAATCGCAATAATTAAAAAGCCAATCAGTTTGCTAAACTCACGCTTGAAGCCAAGATACAAGCCAATCACAACGATTGCTAAAAGCACCAGTGATTGAGCGTTTGATAGAAACCAGTTATAAAGGTTTTGTCCAAAATTCATAAAAATGTTCTCCTCTCTATATTCAATGAATTTGTATTTGAGTTATTTTTTTGTTGTTATCACGTCCTGTTCTTTTACTGACTGTTGCTTCAAAATCTGCTTGTGTCGGTCTGTCAGTTTCGCATGGTCGAGAATGTCTTTTACAACCTGCGTCTGGTTGATTTCATCAAGTTTAATCGCAACCTTTAAGGTCGGGGCAACTTGATGAGATAGCCAGTTCAGCGTCCTTTGGAAGGAGTAAGGCTCTGGTTTTGTGGTTAGTTTTAATCGTTCACGATTGTTCCCAATAAACCAAGCCCATTCTTCATTCAGTTTCCAATCAGAACGAGGTTTGGAATCGTCTTTATCTACAAAACGGATATACCGATTGATAATTTTAAAGGCGGTATGCTCTGGATTGTCATAGACGAGTAAATCACGGACTGCATAATAGGCACGCTCATTTTTCAATCGAATCTAAAAACGGTTTTTTACTACTGCGTCTTCAATGGGAATATCATTTTTCTTGTACTGCTCGTAGTCCTTTTCATAGATACAGAAATAAACTTCACTTTGTAATGAACCGATATAGAGGGTGTTTCCCATACATTCCTTTTCCTCTTTGCGTACCAGTTCGCCACTGCGATAGCTTTTAAAACTGCGGAAGACGGAGATACATTCTTCCTGTTGGCACTTTTCAGTGAGTACAGGGATATTTAAAATCCCTGTCTTATCGTTAATGGCAAGGTCAAGGCGTTTCATCACACCGCCAGCCACCAAAACGTCCATAAAGAACTCATACCAGCTTCTTTGTTGTGCCAGAAGATAGCTTTCAAATTGTCTGCACCCACGACCTTTCAATTCCACCAGAACTCCTTTGTCCAGTTCATGGGAGCAAAGGACGAATATGTCGCCTAAAGCATAATGCTCTGAATAAGAATAGAAACCATAGTCCTCATGAAGAAAATAGGACAGTTTCAGTTGTAAGATGTTTTCGACCACCTGCTGTACGTCTGTTGTCGGAAAGCGAATTCTTACATAATCAAACAGCATTTCAAGGGGAGCGTCGGGATTGAAGCGTTCCAGAGCTTCCCAAAGGGACTGCTGTAAATCCTCTGATGGCTTGACTTTTCCTGTTTCAATATCGCTTAGATACTGCCTTGTAATACCAGTCGCAACAGCTAAACGGTTTTGAGATAGTCCATAAGCCAAGCGTTTTTCTTTTAAATGCTGTAACCAAGTTTGTTCATTCAGTAAAAATCCCTCCAATCAAAAAGGCGTATGTCAACTTTTAAAGCCCATTTGACATACGCTGAAATTTTGTAAATCCCTTGTAACCAAAGGATTTTCTAATGTTTTTTTGACTGTTTCCTGTCGATTTGTACCCCCCTGTTAGATACGGGGGGTTAAGTGCTGGCGTGGCTATTGCCACACCAGCCAGCAAGATCAGTCCACACCTGCGACTTCCGCTTCGCACGTCGCCTGCGTGGACTGTCTGCTGTTGGATAACTTTTTAATTTCCTCCAAGAAATCATATCCTTTTGGTACAAGGGGAGTATAAAACTCTGATATGACACTTGTTCCTACATCAACATAGCCACGACCTTTGATTCGCTTTAAGAAGAAATCCTTTTGTACGTCACTGCCAAACATCATGCCATAGCCCATTTCAGACATACGACCTAAAGCCACTCTGAAATTAAACTGATCACGGATTCCGTCGCCTAAATATTTTGCGTCTGGACGTTGACAAGCCAGTATTAGAAAGAAGCCAGCTTGACGACCTAACATGACAATCTGTTTCAGCTTATTCATAACTGCGGTGTTTTCTTTTGTTCCCAGCATTTCCATGAAAGCGACGTATTCATCAAAGATTAAGAAGTGTGCCGGGAGACCTAAGTAAGCATAATTTTTGCCAGTCTTATAGTTCTTCATCTGCTTCATTTCCTCACTACGTTTCATCATTTCTTCATAGAATGTTTCAATGCAAGAAAGCAAGTCTTCTTTTCTATAGTAGACATTTGCCATCACAGAACCTAAGTCCGCAAGATCAGCATTTTTCGGGTCAAGAATATACAGTTTTGAATCTGTATGAAGCAAGGCTTCAATCAGTGTCAGTATAAAGTAAGTTTTACCGCCACCTGTACCACCAGCAATCAACATATGAGGGAGCTTATCATATTCCCACCATACGTTTTTCATTAAGCGAAGTTTACCATCTTTAGCTTCTACTTCATCAATAGAAATACGACTGGCTATGGTGTCATAGAGCAAAGTATATTCCACATAGGAATCCTTTAACTCTTTATCCGTCAGCTCACAGTACAAGCCACTCTCTAATTTCTTTTCCAAGTGTAAGAGTTGGTCTTGATATTTTCCCAGCGTGATTTCCACCCGTATCTGTATCAAGCCATTTTTAAGTCGATAATACATTTTAGGGAAGTAGGTTATCTTTTCCTTTGTACGACCAGCACTATCTTTAAAGAAACCCTCTGTTTTGACCTGTTCAGATTCATACCACTTGTTTTCAAGTATCATCTTTGCCAGTTTTTGACGGTGGTAAAGTTGTTTAACCGTATCATAGCGAACCCGTTTGAATACAAACGCTACCAGCAAGCAGATAAGAATTGCGACACTGAAACTGATAATTAAATAGGGAATGTCAATCTTATCTGCTTGTGATAGGTTAAAATCCTGCCAGTTGATCTGCTGGATTGTCTTCACATGAAACAGTCCGACAACCAGCAGGAAAACAGGCAGGAGTGACGCTATCGTAAAATGAAAGACTAAATCTTTACCAGATGGGCGAATCCTTTTACCACGCTGTTTCATGCGAAAAAGTCTCCTTTCTACCTAGCGACTATTTGTCTTGTGTCGGTTCTTTCTTTGCTTGTGGTTGAGCTTTGAATGAACTAGAATCCTTTGTCAGCACAATATCGTCTGCCTTGATATACCAGTCAACATCTGCTCCTTGATAGGTGGCAGTAGCAACGGTGTCCGCAATGGGATTGATAAGTTCCACCCGTGCGTTATAATCAAACTCTTTCAAAGGCACGCTGGCAGGAATACTTACTTGAATCATGCGTCCTTGTCCTTTGGATTTTAAGTCATAGGTACGTTCCTTGATTTCATCTGAAACCGACCCGTCTTCATTTTGGATTCTCACTTCACGACGTAGAGCAGAGAATTTCAATTCTCCAAAAGTCGTGTCTTTATCTAATACAATGCCATTTGCTAATCTCATCATTTTTCCTCTCTTTCTTTATTCTTTTATCATGTCGTCAGCATGTAAAAGGTAATTTGTAAAACCACGAGTGCCGATTTTGTAGCCCTCTGCGGTAATACGTGGATTGACTAACTTCACACGTTCCTCAAAGCCGAAATGTTTTTCGCCAGCTTCAGCAGGAAGCACCACCACAATATCATCTGCTCTTTGAACATCAGAATAGAGATTATAGCTTCTTGATAAGACAGTTAGCCGTCCGTTGATTCTTCGCTGAACGACTTTATCCTCGCCAGCAAATTCTAAATTGCCGAATGTTTTTTCCATGTTGGGAATCACAAATTTAAGTTCCATATTTTTACCTATCCTTTCTTTTTTATTGGCTGAATGAATGTTTGATGGTCTTAAAGAGTGGGGAACGACCTTTTGATTCTTGATTTTTTGTTTTCATAAGTTCACTTCCTTTCAAAATCGGGTAAAAAAATAGACACCTCATTTTTTGAAGTGTCTACCTATTAAATATTCAAATTTTATTGGAAGTATCTTTATATCTTCACTTTTCAAGGATAAATCGTCGTATCAAAGCTCATTCATAAGTAGTAAATTAGTAGTAAATTGAGTGGTTTTGACCTTGATAAAGTGTGATAAGTCCAGTTTTTATGCGGATAACTAGATTTTTATGCTATTTTTAGAATAAAAATTTGTAAATAATTTTAAAAAAGCTATAAGTTTATCCGCTTATAGCTTTTTATCTCTCCACTTCCTTTCCATAATAATTTTCATAGTTTTTCCTATACTGAACAAGGTCAGAAAATTGTTCTTTATTCAAAGAATACTCTTGCATAAGGGTGTTCTTTTTTTCTTGCAATTTATCGAGATTTGATAGTATTTCTTTTGTGCTTGGAAGCTTTTTATAGTTTTCTAAAATTTCTTTAGCGGCTATTTTATAAACAGAAAGTTCACTATAATATTCTTCTGCAAACTGATTATCTTCAGGATTTTTCTTGTGGTATTTATAGATTTCATGATACTTATTTATAGAATTTATATTTTCCATATCTTGGGATAAACTCTTCATCTCAGCTTCAATTTTCTTTATTTTATCTAATAAGTCTTGTCTATCATCAGCAGATTTTTTGATCAGATCATCGAGTTGAGTAATTGAATTAATTCCTTGTTCTCGAAGTTTAATTATTGAATCAGCCATTGTTTTGATATTGTGCTTTCTTGCCCAAACTTCATAACCTTTAGAGGATTGTGCTTTTTCATTAGTAGATATATCAATAACATTTCCTACACGCTTTTTAGTAGGATTAGCTTTGTTTTTAATAGATAAATCTATTCTTTCTTTGATTTTTTCCTCAGTATAATCTTCTCCGATAGTCTTAGCTCTTGTAAATCTTTGCTTATCTTTATGACGAAAAGCAATGTGTTTACCAAACTTAATTTCATAATCAATAGATTTCATATTATCTAAAAATTCTTCCCACGATTTAGACTTATTAATCATTCTGTCTATATCAAATTGCAATTTAGATTTCCAAGAATTGCCTTTCTTGTTTTGGTCATATTCATACCAAGATTTACCAGCAGTTTTATATTTTCTTTTGTAAGCTTCATAATATTCATCAATGACTGAAAGCATATTTTCTTTACATAATTCGTCACTTTGATACCTAATTTTATGGTAAGACTTTTTGTTAGATTGGTAGCATTTACCAGTCTTGTAATTAACATTATTAAAAATAATATGGTTATGGATATGCCATCTATCTATATGAGTTGCAAGAACAAATTCATAATCTTCTTTTAAAATTTTCTTACATAATTCCATTCCAATTTCGTGAGCTTTTATAGGATCAACCTCTCCTGGTAGAAAAGATTGGATTAAATGCCTAGCCAAAACTGTACCTTTAGTATCATTGTCTTCTCGTGTTTTCATAAACTGAATATGGGCAGTAGATGGATGACATTTAAATGAAGAAACCAAGACTTTTTCATCAGTTTTTTCACTCTTGGTTATATAATCTATTGCCAAATTTAGAGTTGATTTTATAGGATGTATTTTTGTAATTGCCATACTAATCACCAGAACTTTCTTTTGATTTATTAAGAAGTAGGGAATGGATCTGCCATATTTCTCTTGATAATTTTTCTATCTGCTTATTCATAGATTCAATTTCATTTTTGTAAATAACACCAGTTGTATTAGTAGCTTTTGCAATCTGGTTTATATTATTTGTTGCATTTGAAAGTAGCCATTGTAAGTTTCTAAATGGTTCTAAATCTACAACATAAATTTCTTTTTCTAATACACATTTCCTAAGAAAGTGGGACATGGTTTTGCAATTTGCAAGTTTCATTTTCTTTTCAAAAACTTCTTTTTCTTCATCTGTTAAATATATTTTTAGTTGATTATTTCTTTTTCTATTATCCATAGTATTTCTCCTTATCATAAATTATTGGGGTCTTAGGGTTCTCCCTAACAAGGTAAAATTGATAAAAAAAGAAGCAGTCCATAAAGGTTCTGCTCCATCAATTTTTCGTAAGTGGGTACTCACTTACTGTGCTTGCTATTAAAGTTATAAGCGTTAAGCGTATATTAAGTTATTCTTCTAATTTTTT
It contains:
- a CDS encoding ATP-binding protein, coding for MAYPIKYIENNLVWNKDGECYAYYELVPYNYSFLSPEQKIQVHDSFRQLIAQNRDGKIHALQISTESSIRSAQERSKNEVTGKLKAVAYDKIDQQTDALISMIGENQVNYRFFIGFKLLLNDQEFSMKSLTVEAKNALSDFVYDVNHKLMGDFVSMSNDEILRFQKMEKLLENKISRRFKIRRLDKDDFGYLIEHLYGQTGTAYEEYEYHLSKKKLDNETLIKYYDLIKPTRCLVEEKQRYLKIQQEDETVYVAYFTINSIVGELDFPSSEIFYYQQQQFTFPIDTSMNVEIVANRKALSTVRNKKKELKDLDNHAWQSDNETSSNVAEALESVNELETNLDQSKESMYKLSYVVRVSANDLDELKRRCNEVKDFYDDLSVKLVRPFGDMLGLHEEFLPASKRYMNDYIQYVTSDFLAGLGFGATQMLGENEGIYVGYSLDTGRNVYLKPALASQGVKGSVTNALASAFVGSLGGGKSFANNLIVYYAVLYGAQAVIVDPKAERGRWKETLPEISHEINIVTLTSDEKNKGLLDPYVIMKNPKDSESLAIDILTFLTGISSRDGERFPILRKAIRAVTNSEVRGLMKVIEELRVENTPLSTSIADHIESFTDYDFAHLLFSNGYVEQSISLEKQLNIIQVADLVLPDKETSFEEYTTMELLSVAMLIVISTFALDFIHTDRSIFKIVDLDEAWSFLQVAQGKTLSMKLVRAGRAMNAGVYFVTQNTDDLLDEKLKNNLGLKFAFRSTDLNEIKKTLAFFGVDPEDENNQKRLRDLENGQCLISDLYGRVGVIQFHPVFEELLHAFDTRPPVRKEV
- a CDS encoding conjugal transfer protein, translating into MKKIRSYTSIWSVEKVLYSINDFRLPFPITFTQMTWFVVSLFAVMILGNLPPLSMIEGAFLKYFGIPVAFTWFMSTKTFDGKKPYGFLKSVIAYALRPKLTYAGKKVTLGRNQPQEAITAVRSEFYGISN
- a CDS encoding antirestriction protein ArdA → MDDMQVYIANLGKYNEGELVGAWFTFPIDFEEVKEKIGLNDEYEEYAIHDYELPFTVDEYTSIGELNRLWEMVSELPEELQSELSALLTHFSSIEELSEHQEDIIIHSDCDDMYDVARYYIEETGALGEVPASLQNYIDYQAYGRDLDLSGTFISTNHGIFEIVY
- a CDS encoding FtsK/SpoIIIE domain-containing protein; the protein is MKQRGKRIRPSGKDLVFHFTIASLLPVFLLVVGLFHVKTIQQINWQDFNLSQADKIDIPYLIISFSVAILICLLVAFVFKRVRYDTVKQLYHRQKLAKMILENKWYESEQVKTEGFFKDSAGRTKEKITYFPKMYYRLKNGLIQIRVEITLGKYQDQLLHLEKKLESGLYCELTDKELKDSYVEYTLLYDTIASRISIDEVEAKDGKLRLMKNVWWEYDKLPHMLIAGGTGGGKTYFILTLIEALLHTDSKLYILDPKNADLADLGSVMANVYYRKEDLLSCIETFYEEMMKRSEEMKQMKNYKTGKNYAYLGLPAHFLIFDEYVAFMEMLGTKENTAVMNKLKQIVMLGRQAGFFLILACQRPDAKYLGDGIRDQFNFRVALGRMSEMGYGMMFGSDVQKDFFLKRIKGRGYVDVGTSVISEFYTPLVPKGYDFLEEIKKLSNSRQSTQATCEAEVAGVD
- a CDS encoding YdcP family protein, with the protein product MMRLANGIVLDKDTTFGELKFSALRREVRIQNEDGSVSDEIKERTYDLKSKGQGRMIQVSIPASVPLKEFDYNARVELINPIADTVATATYQGADVDWYIKADDIVLTKDSSSFKAQPQAKKEPTQDK
- a CDS encoding YdcP family protein, with product MELKFVIPNMEKTFGNLEFAGEDKVVQRRINGRLTVLSRSYNLYSDVQRADDIVVVLPAEAGEKHFGFEERVKLVNPRITAEGYKIGTRGFTNYLLHADDMIKE
- a CDS encoding relaxase/mobilization nuclease domain-containing protein, with the protein product MAITKIHPIKSTLNLAIDYITKSEKTDEKVLVSSFKCHPSTAHIQFMKTREDNDTKGTVLARHLIQSFLPGEVDPIKAHEIGMELCKKILKEDYEFVLATHIDRWHIHNHIIFNNVNYKTGKCYQSNKKSYHKIRYQSDELCKENMLSVIDEYYEAYKRKYKTAGKSWYEYDQNKKGNSWKSKLQFDIDRMINKSKSWEEFLDNMKSIDYEIKFGKHIAFRHKDKQRFTRAKTIGEDYTEEKIKERIDLSIKNKANPTKKRVGNVIDISTNEKAQSSKGYEVWARKHNIKTMADSIIKLREQGINSITQLDDLIKKSADDRQDLLDKIKKIEAEMKSLSQDMENINSINKYHEIYKYHKKNPEDNQFAEEYYSELSVYKIAAKEILENYKKLPSTKEILSNLDKLQEKKNTLMQEYSLNKEQFSDLVQYRKNYENYYGKEVER
- the mobC gene encoding plasmid mobilization relaxosome protein MobC, whose protein sequence is MDNRKRNNQLKIYLTDEEKEVFEKKMKLANCKTMSHFLRKCVLEKEIYVVDLEPFRNLQWLLSNATNNINQIAKATNTTGVIYKNEIESMNKQIEKLSREIWQIHSLLLNKSKESSGD